The Roseovarius indicus genome has a segment encoding these proteins:
- a CDS encoding aldehyde dehydrogenase: MADIRAYQMLIDGEWVDASDGGTFDSTNPATGEVWSRVPEATEADVDRAVRAAHEAFLNGPWSKMTPTQRGKCLRKLAELLADRSEELGRTETIDTGKMLKETKWQATYIAEFFQFFAGCADKISGETLPIDKPDLFVFTKREPLGVVAAVVPWNSQLFLVAVKIGPALAAGNTVVLKASEHASAAMLEFGKLIEEAGFPPGVVNIVTGHGEPCGRALTGHKLVARVSFTGGPGAARHVLENTKNNFAEVSLELGGKSPFIVFEDANIESAVNASIAGIFGATGQSCVAGSRLYLHEDIADEFLDRMVAQAKEIKIGDPLADETQMGPLCTTGQRDRIESELAFAVEEGAKILTGGKRPDGFDGLYFEPTIVSCPSQGLRIVDTELFGPVLCVQTFRTEDEVVALANDTEHGLAAGIFTRDSARSLRMADAVRAGIVWVNTYRVVSPIAEFGGIKGSGYGRESGFQAMYDYTRPKTVWMNTSDAPMANPFVMR, translated from the coding sequence GACGGAGGCCGATGTCGACCGCGCGGTGCGGGCGGCGCATGAGGCGTTCCTGAATGGCCCGTGGTCGAAGATGACGCCGACGCAGCGGGGCAAATGCCTGCGCAAGCTGGCGGAATTGCTGGCCGACCGGTCGGAGGAACTGGGCCGGACCGAGACAATCGACACCGGCAAGATGCTCAAGGAAACAAAGTGGCAGGCAACGTATATCGCCGAGTTCTTCCAGTTCTTCGCCGGCTGCGCCGACAAGATCAGCGGCGAGACGCTGCCCATCGACAAGCCGGACCTCTTCGTCTTCACCAAGCGCGAGCCGCTGGGCGTGGTGGCGGCGGTGGTGCCGTGGAACTCGCAGCTTTTCCTCGTGGCGGTGAAGATCGGTCCGGCGCTGGCGGCGGGGAACACCGTGGTGCTGAAGGCGTCGGAACATGCCTCGGCGGCGATGCTGGAGTTCGGCAAACTGATCGAGGAGGCGGGCTTTCCGCCCGGCGTGGTCAACATCGTCACCGGTCATGGCGAGCCGTGCGGCCGGGCGCTGACCGGGCACAAGCTGGTGGCGCGGGTGAGCTTTACCGGCGGCCCGGGGGCGGCAAGGCATGTGCTTGAAAACACGAAGAACAACTTCGCCGAGGTGAGCCTCGAGCTGGGGGGCAAGTCGCCCTTCATCGTCTTCGAGGACGCCAATATCGAAAGCGCGGTCAACGCCTCGATAGCCGGGATTTTCGGGGCGACGGGGCAAAGCTGTGTGGCGGGCTCGCGGCTCTACCTGCATGAGGATATCGCGGACGAATTCCTCGACCGGATGGTGGCGCAGGCGAAGGAGATCAAGATCGGCGACCCGCTGGCCGACGAGACCCAGATGGGCCCGCTTTGCACCACCGGACAGCGCGACCGGATCGAGAGCGAGCTGGCCTTCGCGGTCGAGGAAGGCGCGAAAATCTTAACAGGTGGTAAACGGCCGGACGGATTCGACGGGCTCTATTTTGAGCCCACCATCGTCTCCTGCCCCAGCCAGGGCCTACGCATCGTCGACACCGAGCTGTTCGGCCCGGTCCTGTGCGTGCAGACCTTCAGGACCGAGGACGAGGTCGTCGCGCTTGCCAACGATACCGAACATGGGTTGGCGGCCGGGATCTTTACCCGCGACAGCGCCCGGTCGTTGCGCATGGCCGATGCGGTGCGTGCCGGCATCGTCTGGGTCAACACGTATCGGGTCGTCTCTCCGATAGCCGAGTTCGGCGGGATCAAGGGGTCGGGCTATGGCCGGGAAAGCGGGTTCCAGGCGATGTACGATTATACACGGCCCAAGACCGTGTGGATGAACACGTCGGATGCGCCGATGGCCAACCCGTTCGTGATGCGCTGA